A window from Bordetella petrii encodes these proteins:
- a CDS encoding ParB/RepB/Spo0J family partition protein, which produces MNTTIFSETTAVQAVSDKVSQDAAQQAHTVLDHVQAAVQTDEGVSPQPQAPAAELRFIALSRLRLSQRNVRKTAGPVDALADSIERVGLLQNLIVVPHADGKTFDVVAGARRWAALRLLAKKKRMAREQTIPCLVVPDARAITVSLTENVQREAMHPADQFEAFLAMVNEGRPIEDIAADFGVTPLVVQRRLKLARISPRLMAAYRQGDVTLEQLMVLTLTEDHKAQDAAYFDAPPYEREPYALRRRLTQGDVDAARSPLAHFVGVDAYTAAGGGIRRDLFAQDGDGVYLTDADLLARLAADKLEALAADVRAEGWKWVEAVAVFGYSELAAFRRAPQIERQPTARQAKRLAKLQARQAAIEQALHAAEDAEDEDAAATLYEEGDRVGEALDALYADLLAYAPETMAASGAVVTLDHDGQVLVHRGLLRPEDAKAIESPSHAKHPSSGDGEPDSQSDAADAPPAKTLSERLVRNLSAHRTAALQATLAKKPEVALAALVHRLALTVFYHGGDSLLQIAAQPQDGLTHHAPELAESKAAGEFAALRTAWRERLPAREDELFDAVRQMKRADVLALLAVCVAGTVDAVVRSEHDTHADALAQAVALDMSTYWQPTAQAYFNHVSKPHILAGLQTFKPSEVNRVGGYKKPQMAAEAERYATAAAWLPDMLRTSV; this is translated from the coding sequence ATGAACACCACGATTTTCTCTGAAACCACCGCCGTGCAAGCCGTCAGTGACAAGGTATCGCAAGACGCGGCACAGCAAGCGCACACCGTGCTCGACCACGTTCAAGCCGCCGTCCAGACGGATGAAGGCGTGTCGCCCCAGCCGCAGGCCCCGGCGGCTGAACTGCGCTTTATCGCGCTCTCGCGCTTGCGCCTGTCCCAGCGCAATGTGCGCAAGACCGCCGGGCCGGTCGATGCCCTGGCCGATAGCATCGAGCGCGTGGGCCTGCTGCAAAACCTGATCGTCGTACCGCATGCGGACGGCAAAACGTTCGACGTCGTGGCAGGCGCTCGGCGTTGGGCCGCATTGCGCCTGCTGGCCAAGAAAAAACGCATGGCCCGCGAGCAGACCATTCCGTGCTTGGTCGTGCCCGATGCCCGCGCCATCACCGTCAGCCTGACTGAGAACGTGCAGCGCGAAGCAATGCACCCGGCTGATCAGTTCGAGGCGTTTCTGGCGATGGTCAACGAGGGGCGGCCTATCGAGGATATTGCGGCCGATTTTGGCGTGACGCCGCTGGTAGTGCAGCGCCGCCTGAAACTGGCCCGCATCTCTCCGCGCCTGATGGCGGCGTACCGCCAAGGCGATGTCACGCTGGAGCAATTGATGGTGCTGACGCTGACCGAGGACCACAAGGCGCAGGACGCCGCGTACTTCGATGCGCCACCCTATGAGCGCGAGCCTTACGCGCTGCGTCGGCGGCTCACGCAAGGCGACGTGGACGCGGCGCGTAGCCCCTTGGCGCATTTTGTGGGCGTGGACGCCTATACGGCGGCAGGCGGTGGCATCCGGCGCGATTTGTTCGCCCAAGACGGCGATGGCGTGTATCTCACCGATGCGGATCTGCTGGCGCGGTTGGCGGCAGACAAGCTGGAAGCGCTGGCCGCAGACGTTCGCGCCGAGGGGTGGAAATGGGTTGAAGCGGTGGCCGTGTTCGGCTACAGCGAACTGGCCGCGTTTCGCCGCGCCCCGCAGATCGAGCGCCAGCCCACCGCCCGGCAAGCCAAACGCCTTGCCAAGCTGCAAGCGCGGCAGGCAGCCATTGAGCAAGCGCTGCATGCCGCCGAAGACGCCGAGGACGAAGATGCCGCCGCTACGCTCTACGAGGAAGGCGACCGCGTGGGCGAAGCGCTGGACGCGCTCTATGCCGATTTGCTGGCCTACGCGCCTGAAACGATGGCGGCATCCGGCGCGGTGGTGACCCTCGATCACGATGGGCAAGTCCTCGTTCATCGCGGCTTGCTGCGCCCGGAGGACGCCAAGGCCATCGAATCCCCCAGCCACGCCAAACACCCCAGCAGCGGCGACGGTGAGCCAGACAGCCAGAGCGACGCCGCCGACGCGCCACCTGCCAAAACGCTGTCCGAACGGCTGGTGCGCAACCTGAGCGCACACCGAACCGCCGCGCTGCAAGCCACGCTGGCGAAAAAGCCCGAGGTGGCACTGGCCGCGTTGGTGCATCGACTGGCGTTGACCGTGTTCTATCACGGCGGCGACAGCCTGCTGCAAATCGCTGCGCAACCGCAGGATGGTTTGACACACCATGCGCCGGAACTGGCCGAGAGCAAGGCGGCAGGCGAGTTCGCTGCGCTGCGCACCGCATGGCGTGAACGCCTGCCTGCCCGCGAGGACGAGTTGTTCGACGCCGTGCGCCAGATGAAGCGGGCCGATGTGCTGGCGCTGTTGGCGGTGTGCGTGGCAGGCACGGTTGATGCCGTGGTACGCAGCGAACACGACACCCACGCTGACGCATTGGCGCAAGCCGTGGCGCTGGACATGAGCACTTATTGGCAACCCACTGCCCAAGCGTACTTCAATCATGTCTCCAAACCCCACATTCTGGCGGGATTGCAGACCTTCAAACCCTCGGAAGTGAACCGCGTGGGCGGCTACAAGAAGCCGCAGATGGCCGCAGAAGCCGAGCGGTACGCCACGGCGGCGGCATGGTTGCCTGACATGCTGCGCACATCAGTGTAA
- a CDS encoding DUF736 domain-containing protein yields the protein MANIGTFTAQDNGYTGTVRTLTLNVKVKFVPADKDSDKSPDYRIVVGSYEIGAAWRKVSKQDRSYLSVTLDDPSFPATIYARLIGNEAGDFDLIWSRPAKAN from the coding sequence ATGGCTAACATCGGCACCTTCACCGCTCAGGACAACGGCTACACCGGCACGGTGCGCACCTTGACCTTGAACGTCAAAGTCAAGTTCGTTCCGGCCGACAAGGACAGCGACAAGTCGCCCGACTACCGCATCGTGGTGGGCAGCTACGAGATCGGCGCGGCATGGCGCAAGGTCTCCAAACAGGACCGTTCCTATCTGTCGGTCACGCTCGATGATCCGTCGTTCCCGGCCACCATCTACGCCCGGCTGATCGGGAACGAGGCCGGCGATTTCGACCTCATCTGGTCGCGTCCAGCGAAGGCGAACTAG
- a CDS encoding sigma factor-like helix-turn-helix DNA-binding protein — MDALNSRPSSASGRSRLTVRAFEMAARLRSRRKNLKLTCRFVAERLGIPAVRYRFWEKQFGPAAEKQYLEAVAQVLQVSPEWLAHGTGILPIPADQVESAKFVDSFANRKATEEERIVLGQRALARRVALELSRQEIALRIGIATYLLANWERVLPLKPKVEFENKWEEALGVPAGWLRRIDIETPAPSKEAVTQIIEARTADSVAAEIRTAGTWLCRASFARRTVLHHELSPTEQRLADIFALRYGVDGEAHTTLQVIGDRYGLTRERIRQIVEKMVERSARMQLLTPHIDRLADEIRPLLPATMDAVDTQLRGRLGERLSIESVSRFCREILGRNIVALTDRPADMAYLWSPTVIDPATHDVTRIRAARDAALRLIRSCGAAQAMFVAGAASEITGTGLTPDEAMQGCRMVPGFEWLSERDGWFWFGEGNENRLVTIALKVLAVSGRRVDAEEILASFIRARRGYYPPEQLRPYLIEPPLQIVVEVLRRVKGLKNVQSDDFLLDKPVPVETVLSDAELAVYSLMRDNGNIISRHTLVTELVKTGKVKLMALHVSLNSSPIYRQLDRGVFALRGATLNPASLREAQRTVGGDASKSARISERDKDGYYHFTFELTEYMVRTRVWEVPRALDDLITEEGNVTLQGSEQPVVFARLPSGSCRLKQFVSRLLQQGFVAGDMLNLALHPEQRLIRVTQLGPIMQRAETGDQPRLF; from the coding sequence ATGGACGCTTTGAACTCCCGTCCTTCTTCTGCAAGTGGCCGTTCACGGCTTACCGTCCGCGCTTTTGAAATGGCGGCGCGCCTGCGTTCGCGTCGTAAGAATCTTAAACTGACATGCCGTTTCGTTGCCGAAAGATTAGGCATTCCCGCCGTGCGCTATCGTTTCTGGGAAAAGCAATTTGGCCCTGCTGCTGAAAAACAGTACCTTGAGGCTGTTGCGCAAGTGCTTCAAGTCTCGCCGGAGTGGTTGGCCCATGGCACAGGGATCTTGCCTATTCCGGCAGATCAGGTCGAATCTGCAAAATTCGTGGATTCATTTGCGAATCGCAAGGCGACAGAGGAAGAACGAATCGTGCTTGGCCAACGAGCACTGGCTAGGCGAGTCGCACTTGAACTAAGCCGTCAGGAAATTGCCTTGCGAATCGGTATCGCAACCTATCTTCTTGCCAACTGGGAGCGTGTGCTGCCACTTAAACCCAAAGTCGAGTTTGAGAATAAATGGGAAGAGGCGTTGGGCGTCCCCGCAGGATGGTTGCGCCGGATAGACATCGAAACGCCAGCTCCTTCGAAGGAGGCTGTGACTCAAATCATTGAGGCAAGAACGGCCGATAGTGTGGCAGCCGAAATTCGTACTGCTGGGACATGGCTTTGCCGCGCGTCTTTCGCGCGTCGAACTGTTCTCCATCACGAACTCTCGCCGACTGAACAGCGGTTAGCGGACATCTTTGCGCTGCGATATGGTGTCGACGGAGAAGCGCACACGACCTTGCAAGTCATCGGGGATCGCTATGGTCTGACTCGCGAACGTATCCGCCAGATCGTGGAAAAGATGGTGGAGCGTTCGGCACGAATGCAGCTTCTTACCCCGCATATTGACAGGCTTGCCGACGAAATCCGTCCGTTGTTACCGGCAACGATGGACGCAGTGGATACTCAACTGCGAGGCCGACTCGGAGAGCGCTTGTCTATTGAGAGCGTCAGTCGGTTTTGCCGTGAAATTCTCGGGCGTAATATCGTTGCGTTAACGGATCGGCCAGCTGATATGGCCTATCTATGGTCACCTACAGTCATCGATCCCGCAACCCATGATGTAACCCGTATTCGCGCCGCACGCGATGCGGCGTTGCGACTAATTCGAAGCTGCGGTGCTGCGCAAGCCATGTTTGTTGCGGGCGCTGCAAGTGAAATTACGGGAACGGGCCTCACACCAGACGAAGCCATGCAAGGCTGTCGTATGGTGCCAGGCTTTGAGTGGCTTTCAGAAAGGGATGGCTGGTTTTGGTTCGGCGAGGGTAACGAAAACCGTTTGGTGACGATCGCTCTAAAAGTGCTAGCGGTCTCCGGCCGTCGAGTCGATGCAGAGGAGATTCTGGCCAGCTTTATTCGTGCGCGCCGTGGTTACTATCCACCGGAGCAACTGCGGCCTTATCTCATTGAGCCACCGCTACAGATTGTCGTCGAAGTGTTGCGTCGGGTGAAAGGACTAAAGAACGTGCAGTCGGACGATTTCTTGCTCGACAAACCTGTTCCCGTCGAAACGGTGTTGTCCGATGCGGAGCTTGCGGTCTATAGCCTAATGCGAGATAACGGCAACATCATCTCTCGCCATACCCTCGTCACCGAACTGGTCAAGACAGGCAAGGTGAAGCTGATGGCACTGCATGTCAGTCTCAATAGTTCTCCCATTTATCGCCAATTAGATCGAGGCGTCTTTGCGTTGCGGGGAGCCACCTTGAATCCCGCGTCTCTGCGCGAGGCACAGAGAACCGTTGGTGGCGACGCGAGCAAATCGGCACGAATCAGCGAGCGTGACAAAGATGGCTACTACCATTTCACCTTCGAACTCACGGAGTATATGGTTAGAACCCGTGTCTGGGAGGTGCCGCGCGCGCTGGACGACCTCATTACAGAAGAAGGAAACGTGACTCTGCAAGGATCAGAGCAACCGGTAGTGTTCGCACGCCTACCTAGCGGCTCGTGCCGCCTCAAGCAGTTTGTATCCAGACTTTTACAGCAAGGTTTCGTAGCGGGAGATATGCTTAACCTTGCTCTCCATCCCGAGCAGCGTCTGATTCGCGTAACCCAACTTGGACCAATCATGCAACGGGCCGAGACTGGCGATCAACCTAGGCTTTTTTAG
- a CDS encoding helix-turn-helix domain-containing protein, which yields MAEQYDIGQAIKTVRTLRGLSQEAFSDVSSRTYLSTLERGLKNPTLSKLAELCEVMQIHPLTLMALAYVDDASQAKSLLSQVEGELGMVWRATNQAPLD from the coding sequence ATGGCGGAACAATATGACATAGGCCAAGCCATCAAAACCGTACGCACGCTGCGTGGCTTGAGCCAAGAAGCGTTTTCGGACGTCTCCAGCCGGACCTATCTGAGCACGCTCGAACGCGGCCTGAAGAACCCTACGCTCAGCAAGCTGGCCGAGCTGTGCGAAGTCATGCAGATTCACCCGCTGACCTTAATGGCACTGGCTTATGTTGACGATGCAAGCCAGGCTAAAAGCTTGTTATCGCAGGTAGAGGGAGAACTGGGTATGGTCTGGCGAGCGACAAACCAAGCACCTTTGGACTAA
- a CDS encoding DUF2958 domain-containing protein, translating to MPLLTDAQQAQLLAHGQRRANDPGFDPMPVVKLYTPDAGAVWLLAFAYPDDPGRLHALCDANTGCPQLVDIRLDELEAMRGPNGYRVAVDASFRAARTLSDYAARAHARGAYTED from the coding sequence ATGCCGCTGCTGACTGACGCTCAACAGGCGCAACTGCTGGCCCATGGTCAGCGGCGCGCTAACGATCCGGGCTTCGATCCCATGCCGGTGGTCAAGCTGTACACGCCCGATGCGGGCGCGGTCTGGTTGCTGGCCTTTGCTTATCCCGACGATCCGGGCCGGCTACACGCCTTGTGCGATGCCAATACGGGCTGTCCGCAACTGGTCGATATCCGCTTGGACGAACTCGAAGCCATGCGCGGGCCGAACGGCTACCGCGTGGCCGTGGATGCAAGTTTTAGAGCCGCGCGTACGCTGTCGGATTACGCCGCCCGGGCGCACGCCCGAGGCGCTTACACCGAGGACTAG
- a CDS encoding DUF2285 domain-containing protein, which translates to MVMTIGAAPWQATAAYLYLLRLDAASLAWEYLRRNADYRACWRRYGRTAAVSVTRPWGLALLEDPQLDARRAHPVWDNRLSALLHIQADDHAAQSGLDLWHIPGPKDVIVLPTGVAALCVRASVPSTTLRARLGPGVLDGRPALCAVPLDTRLHAQAALLTLHAARFAPRRACPVRPIPCAALTAKVDQAHLHHLHALQALDGVQAGASQRRIADVLYGRERMRRDWHADSALRAQVRHSLARAVALMRGGYRDLAGLSPDDLDQ; encoded by the coding sequence ATGGTCATGACCATTGGGGCCGCGCCCTGGCAGGCGACGGCGGCTTATCTGTACCTGTTGCGGCTCGATGCCGCGAGCCTCGCCTGGGAATATCTGCGCCGTAATGCCGACTACCGCGCATGTTGGCGCCGCTACGGTCGTACCGCGGCCGTGAGTGTTACCCGGCCCTGGGGGCTGGCGCTGCTGGAAGATCCACAGCTTGACGCACGGCGTGCGCATCCGGTCTGGGACAACCGGCTGTCGGCACTCCTGCACATCCAGGCGGATGATCATGCCGCGCAATCCGGCCTGGACCTGTGGCATATTCCCGGTCCCAAAGACGTGATTGTGTTGCCGACGGGCGTGGCAGCGCTATGCGTGCGTGCTTCGGTACCAAGCACGACACTGCGGGCGCGCCTTGGGCCGGGCGTGCTCGACGGTCGCCCGGCGCTGTGCGCCGTGCCGCTTGATACGCGTCTACACGCCCAGGCGGCACTGCTGACCTTGCACGCGGCCCGGTTCGCGCCGCGCCGGGCCTGTCCCGTCCGGCCTATCCCCTGCGCCGCCCTCACTGCCAAGGTGGACCAAGCCCACCTACACCATCTGCACGCCTTGCAGGCGCTCGATGGCGTACAGGCCGGCGCATCCCAGCGTCGCATCGCCGACGTGCTGTACGGACGCGAACGCATGCGCCGCGACTGGCATGCTGACAGCGCCCTGCGGGCGCAGGTGCGCCATAGCCTTGCGCGGGCCGTCGCACTGATGCGTGGCGGCTACCGGGACCTGGCCGGGCTATCCCCGGACGACCTCGACCAATAG
- a CDS encoding helix-turn-helix domain-containing protein, producing MISSHAVLAAPSTPALTAVPTATSARYLTNSEAADYLRLSPRTLEKLRVLGGGPRFRKFGRRVLYAAVDLEAWADDHSYAMTSDPEYLEHRAGR from the coding sequence ATGATCTCGTCACACGCTGTCCTTGCCGCACCGTCCACGCCCGCACTCACCGCCGTACCGACGGCAACTTCGGCACGCTATCTGACCAACAGCGAAGCGGCCGATTATCTGCGTCTGTCGCCGCGCACGCTCGAAAAACTGCGCGTATTGGGCGGCGGCCCACGTTTTCGTAAGTTCGGCCGACGCGTGCTGTATGCCGCCGTCGACCTGGAGGCGTGGGCCGACGATCACAGCTACGCCATGACGTCTGACCCCGAATACCTCGAACACCGCGCTGGCCGTTAA
- a CDS encoding replication initiator protein A, whose product MAARRLPPSERDQLTLFRALPGDMRPRDAQDLMAYPFFSLSKSHRVVPIDFTAGPVRIQVEAVPEHGMATIWDADILIWAASQIVAARDRGLPTSRLIAATPHEILTFTGRGTGARDYRRLRAALDRLQSTTVATSLRQADGRRLHRFSWINEWKEVVHADGRSAGLDLILPDWFYSGVLCNALVLSIDPRYFRLTGGIERWLYRLVRKHGGAQRMGWRFELRHLYVKSGSHARYADFALDVRRLAQRQTLPGYRLRVAYAGGAEQLFFYRHPAQAGHLPAPVARCERSTSTCG is encoded by the coding sequence ATGGCTGCGCGGCGACTCCCGCCAAGCGAACGCGATCAGCTCACGCTGTTTCGCGCGCTGCCGGGCGACATGCGTCCGCGCGATGCGCAGGACCTCATGGCCTATCCGTTCTTCTCGTTGTCGAAATCGCACCGTGTGGTGCCCATCGACTTCACGGCCGGGCCGGTGCGTATTCAGGTCGAAGCCGTCCCCGAACACGGCATGGCGACAATCTGGGATGCGGACATCTTGATCTGGGCGGCCAGTCAGATCGTCGCGGCCCGCGACCGCGGACTGCCAACGTCTCGGCTGATTGCGGCCACCCCGCACGAAATCCTGACCTTCACCGGGCGCGGCACCGGCGCACGCGACTACCGGCGCCTGCGTGCGGCGCTTGATCGCCTGCAATCGACCACGGTAGCCACGTCGCTGCGTCAGGCCGATGGCCGGCGTCTGCATCGGTTCTCGTGGATCAATGAATGGAAGGAAGTCGTTCACGCCGATGGCCGCTCGGCGGGTCTCGATCTGATCCTGCCCGACTGGTTCTACAGCGGCGTGCTTTGCAATGCGCTGGTGCTGAGTATCGACCCGCGCTACTTCCGGCTAACCGGCGGCATCGAGCGCTGGCTGTACCGCCTGGTGCGCAAGCACGGCGGCGCCCAGCGCATGGGGTGGCGTTTCGAGCTGCGCCACCTCTATGTCAAATCCGGCAGCCATGCCCGCTATGCCGACTTTGCGCTGGACGTCCGTCGTTTGGCTCAGCGCCAGACGCTACCGGGCTATCGCCTGCGTGTGGCATATGCGGGTGGCGCCGAACAGTTGTTCTTCTACCGACATCCTGCGCAAGCCGGCCACTTGCCGGCCCCTGTGGCGAGATGTGAACGGAGCACATCAACATGTGGATAA